A window of Prolixibacter sp. SD074 contains these coding sequences:
- the arfB gene encoding alternative ribosome rescue aminoacyl-tRNA hydrolase ArfB, with protein sequence MVLHRNFIPELTFTATRSSGAGGQNVNKVNTKVELRFHVESSKLLSQEEKNVLMRKLANRMNKEGELILTEQNERSQLKNKEKVIDRFYRLINWALIPQKRRKATRPTLASRHRRLENKKQHSEKKSRRQNPRLD encoded by the coding sequence ATGGTACTCCACCGTAATTTTATACCAGAACTTACCTTCACGGCTACACGCAGTAGCGGAGCTGGCGGGCAGAATGTGAACAAGGTCAATACGAAAGTGGAATTGCGATTCCACGTTGAATCGTCGAAATTGTTATCCCAGGAAGAGAAAAACGTATTGATGCGCAAATTAGCGAACCGGATGAACAAGGAAGGCGAACTGATACTAACCGAACAGAACGAACGTTCGCAACTGAAAAACAAGGAAAAAGTAATTGACCGTTTCTATCGGCTCATCAATTGGGCGCTAATTCCACAAAAAAGAAGAAAAGCTACGCGCCCAACATTAGCTTCACGCCACCGGAGACTGGAAAATAAAAAACAACATTCAGAGAAAAAATCGAGGCGACAAAACCCTCGTTTAGACTAA
- a CDS encoding DUF4412 domain-containing protein, producing MKKTGILLLIFAGALCFTQPVQAQGFLKKMADKALKKTEEKAGQRAEDKMDQQIDKGLDKVEDSLAKDSVSNSEGEVSPEARQQQRMMKGMGMSGEPVPIEKEYDFNYSTKMVVKSYKKDGTLVSDGILVTFMNPGRHNFAYEFEGGSTNEGSKGNGIYIFDFKNKATIILHDQDGKRTGLVYGLDLTMNADSLFAAGEEMPDNATDMSTLNPNLKKTGRTKNIAGYKCEEYVYDDEKERADIWITRDVKLQTRDLMSAVFKSAMYSNGMPWGFFMESESLDKETGERSVLTVTEVNKNRDMKFDLSQYQVTNMGSIKMLQSDQK from the coding sequence ATGAAAAAAACAGGAATTTTACTTTTGATTTTTGCCGGTGCGTTATGTTTTACGCAACCGGTACAAGCCCAGGGCTTTTTAAAAAAGATGGCTGATAAAGCTTTGAAAAAGACTGAGGAAAAAGCGGGGCAGCGCGCTGAAGATAAAATGGATCAGCAAATTGATAAAGGATTGGATAAAGTGGAAGATTCGCTTGCAAAAGACAGTGTAAGTAATAGTGAAGGCGAAGTATCTCCTGAGGCCAGGCAGCAGCAGCGGATGATGAAAGGCATGGGAATGTCTGGAGAACCTGTCCCTATCGAAAAGGAATATGATTTTAACTATTCCACAAAGATGGTTGTAAAGTCCTATAAAAAAGATGGTACGCTTGTAAGTGACGGAATATTGGTCACATTCATGAATCCGGGAAGACATAATTTCGCTTATGAGTTTGAAGGAGGAAGTACGAACGAGGGCTCGAAAGGGAATGGGATTTACATATTCGATTTTAAGAATAAAGCTACCATTATTCTTCACGATCAGGACGGAAAGCGCACGGGACTTGTATATGGACTGGATTTGACGATGAATGCTGATTCATTATTTGCTGCAGGTGAGGAGATGCCTGACAATGCCACCGATATGTCGACGCTAAATCCGAATTTGAAGAAAACCGGCCGTACAAAAAACATTGCCGGCTACAAATGTGAGGAGTATGTTTATGATGATGAAAAAGAGAGAGCTGATATTTGGATTACCCGGGATGTAAAATTGCAAACAAGAGATTTAATGTCCGCTGTTTTTAAGTCAGCTATGTACTCTAACGGTATGCCCTGGGGATTTTTTATGGAAAGTGAATCGCTTGACAAAGAAACCGGTGAACGTTCGGTTTTAACCGTAACGGAAGTGAACAAGAACCGTGATATGAAATTTGATTTATCGCAATACCAGGTTACCAATATGGGCTCAATTAAAATGTTGCAGTCCGATCAGAAATAG
- a CDS encoding Gfo/Idh/MocA family protein, whose amino-acid sequence MWRYLMWDWDYATPVFQRYPQAKRYKDFRKMLEKQKDIDAVVVATPDHTHAIAAVAAMKAGKHVYVQKPLTHSVSEARLLTETARQTGIVTQMGNEGHSDDTVYEVAEIIQSGILGDIKEAHAWTKWY is encoded by the coding sequence TTGTGGCGCTATCTGATGTGGGATTGGGATTATGCGACACCGGTTTTTCAGCGGTATCCCCAAGCCAAACGATACAAGGATTTCCGGAAAATGCTGGAAAAGCAAAAGGATATAGATGCGGTGGTTGTTGCCACGCCCGATCACACGCACGCGATTGCAGCAGTTGCAGCCATGAAAGCCGGGAAGCATGTATACGTCCAAAAACCGTTGACACATTCGGTTAGCGAAGCTCGTTTGTTAACTGAAACAGCAAGACAAACAGGTATTGTAACCCAAATGGGAAACGAAGGCCACTCCGACGATACCGTATACGAGGTTGCTGAGATTATACAAAGCGGAATACTGGGAGATATTAAAGAGGCTCATGCCTGGACGAAATGGTATTGA
- a CDS encoding sulfite reductase flavoprotein subunit alpha → MSNTFGSEMKNGFRAVNSESVAQQKKQLDWINNHLKGESFIPGKYFVHAEQESGNSGDGNIPLTILYGTHTGHSEDIAYRIFDLAEASGFEAEIFLMEEYNYPEVANAKNVLMILPTHGEGDPPVNSVDMLAYLRSDECPSLTDVNYAVLALGDKIYKSFCKAGVDFDEVMKERGANNILPIVKCDVDYEEDASNWITTVLQVVREVNGGAGNEPMAGAAESNGSKDTSYSRKDPYFARVKRKVRLTGEDSLKDVYHVELDIADSGFTYEPGDNVGVFGNNPVELVEGILDYTGINGQTEVALNDWSLPLETALRNRLEINILTSHILASYYELTNIEALGNLLVDEEKLDEYLYGHDALDMLMDFPAKITASQLVSVLPELSPRLYSIASSQKVYPDEVHITVVAVRYRNRDRDRKGTCSTFLTDRIEEGSWIPVFIDHNLGFKMPEELDAPMIMVGAGTGVAPYRSFIQQRNGDHVNGESWLFFGDQHKKSDFLYREDWEKFRQQGVLTELSLAFSRDQEQKVYVQHRMLEMGKELYNWLQKGAYLYVCGDKTHMARDVHETLKTIVAAEGGLEPEKAEDFLKDLKKQKRYQIDVY, encoded by the coding sequence ATGAGTAATACATTTGGTTCGGAAATGAAAAATGGGTTTCGGGCTGTGAATAGTGAAAGTGTTGCGCAGCAAAAGAAACAGCTGGACTGGATAAACAACCACTTAAAAGGGGAAAGCTTTATTCCCGGAAAATATTTCGTACACGCCGAGCAGGAAAGTGGGAATTCCGGAGACGGGAATATTCCATTGACCATTTTATATGGAACACATACTGGTCATAGCGAGGATATTGCTTACCGTATTTTTGACCTAGCAGAAGCCTCTGGTTTTGAAGCAGAAATCTTCCTGATGGAAGAATACAACTATCCGGAAGTAGCCAATGCAAAAAATGTTCTGATGATTCTTCCCACGCATGGAGAAGGCGATCCGCCAGTCAATTCGGTTGACATGCTGGCTTATTTAAGGAGCGATGAGTGTCCTTCGCTGACTGATGTGAATTATGCCGTGTTGGCGCTTGGAGACAAGATTTATAAGAGCTTTTGTAAGGCTGGTGTTGACTTCGATGAGGTGATGAAGGAGCGCGGTGCCAATAATATCTTGCCCATTGTCAAGTGTGATGTGGATTATGAAGAAGATGCATCCAATTGGATCACGACTGTATTGCAGGTTGTTCGGGAAGTAAATGGAGGTGCAGGCAATGAGCCCATGGCCGGGGCGGCCGAGAGCAATGGCTCAAAAGATACCAGCTATTCGAGGAAAGATCCCTATTTCGCACGCGTTAAACGGAAAGTGCGTTTAACCGGCGAGGACTCGTTGAAAGACGTTTACCATGTTGAACTGGACATTGCTGATTCAGGATTTACCTATGAACCCGGTGATAACGTTGGAGTCTTTGGTAACAATCCGGTTGAATTGGTCGAAGGCATTTTAGATTATACCGGCATCAATGGTCAAACTGAAGTAGCGTTGAACGATTGGTCGCTTCCGCTTGAAACGGCACTACGTAACCGGTTGGAAATAAATATTCTTACCAGCCACATATTAGCCAGTTATTACGAACTGACCAATATTGAAGCACTGGGAAATTTGCTGGTCGATGAGGAAAAACTGGATGAATATTTATATGGACACGATGCACTGGATATGTTGATGGATTTCCCGGCAAAAATAACGGCCAGCCAGCTGGTAAGTGTGCTGCCTGAATTATCTCCTCGTCTTTATTCCATTGCCTCCAGTCAGAAAGTATATCCCGACGAAGTTCATATCACGGTCGTCGCTGTTCGATACCGAAATCGCGATCGTGACCGCAAAGGAACGTGTTCTACCTTTCTTACCGATCGAATTGAAGAAGGAAGCTGGATCCCGGTATTTATCGATCACAATCTTGGATTTAAGATGCCGGAAGAACTGGATGCCCCGATGATTATGGTAGGAGCGGGAACCGGTGTAGCGCCTTATCGCAGCTTTATTCAGCAACGAAATGGCGATCATGTTAATGGGGAATCCTGGTTGTTTTTTGGCGATCAGCACAAGAAATCAGATTTTCTTTATCGCGAAGATTGGGAGAAGTTCAGACAGCAAGGTGTTTTGACAGAACTATCACTGGCTTTTTCGCGCGATCAGGAACAAAAAGTATACGTTCAGCATCGAATGCTGGAGATGGGCAAAGAACTATATAACTGGCTTCAGAAGGGCGCTTATCTTTATGTTTGCGGTGATAAAACACATATGGCCCGCGATGTTCATGAAACGCTCAAAACCATCGTCGCAGCAGAAGGCGGTCTTGAACCGGAAAAAGCTGAAGATTTTCTGAAAGATCTAAAAAAGCAAAAGAGATACCAAATTGATGTTTATTGA
- a CDS encoding right-handed parallel beta-helix repeat-containing protein yields MKKNILFFILFIATIQVYGQQVRDGINAAQFGLLEQKDATPAILKALDACFESGAPRLIVPKGTYHFYPDYALEEYLTLTGASNGLRRIAFPLINFEDLIIDGSESTFFMHGMMLPFEVQGCKNISIRNINIRFVSSVWGEGTVTEVNKDGSFFTIETNRGDSLELANGALSIRNEGENLPVKIVGWLRPGTSGSCSFSPSGIESSGVISAKPLSHGNFWIEVPGDKLPRKGWKLVWESNSERLQGKISPAFHLSGSDGVKLSNLSVAHAPGKVIVAEQSGNVMLDRLNVLPDSVAGRKLSVLANGVHFIGCQKKIVISNCKFSGMMGDAVSVSGPTLKIIKRISNNVLGVRQVNEKQWGSQFAQVGDTIRFIDTKKSSLCCERVVTRIRDLNEQYQELWFDRALPATVREGNFLINISRQPEVILRGNRFSNIIGNGISLQTSGKIMVEGNLIRSGKHGINLGGEFASAFQPVMLDQVFIKNNIFRRCGTGNANEALIMIGPIISDTPADTTYFHKDITIEGNTFYNEGKSILDAVATSGLVIRQNTVFGPASAKMTNPLIRLHRCKRVGIVGNRYMNKLETYLLIEQVNDLLFFNNEGIKSP; encoded by the coding sequence ATGAAAAAAAATATACTCTTTTTCATCCTCTTTATAGCGACCATTCAGGTTTACGGCCAACAAGTCCGCGATGGTATTAACGCAGCGCAGTTCGGATTGCTTGAGCAGAAAGATGCAACACCAGCAATTTTAAAAGCGCTGGATGCCTGTTTTGAATCAGGTGCGCCGCGATTAATTGTCCCAAAAGGGACATATCATTTCTACCCTGATTATGCCCTGGAGGAATATTTAACGCTGACCGGGGCTTCTAACGGGTTAAGAAGAATTGCTTTCCCGTTGATTAATTTTGAAGATTTGATTATTGATGGTTCTGAGTCCACCTTTTTTATGCATGGTATGATGTTGCCATTTGAAGTCCAGGGATGTAAAAATATCAGCATCCGAAATATCAATATCCGGTTTGTTTCATCGGTGTGGGGTGAAGGAACCGTCACGGAAGTAAATAAAGATGGCAGCTTCTTTACTATTGAGACAAACCGGGGCGATAGTCTGGAGTTGGCAAATGGAGCTCTTTCGATTAGAAACGAAGGAGAAAACCTACCGGTTAAGATAGTGGGCTGGCTGCGCCCGGGGACATCCGGTAGTTGTTCATTTTCACCCTCAGGAATAGAGAGTTCCGGTGTTATATCGGCTAAACCATTGAGCCATGGTAATTTTTGGATTGAAGTTCCTGGCGATAAGTTACCGCGTAAAGGATGGAAACTAGTTTGGGAATCAAATAGCGAGAGATTGCAGGGCAAGATTTCACCAGCATTTCATTTATCTGGTTCCGATGGAGTCAAGTTGTCCAATCTTTCCGTAGCGCATGCTCCCGGCAAAGTAATCGTTGCTGAGCAATCGGGGAATGTAATGTTGGATAGATTGAATGTGCTACCTGACAGTGTGGCTGGGCGCAAATTATCGGTGTTGGCCAATGGTGTTCATTTTATCGGATGTCAAAAGAAGATAGTGATTTCCAATTGTAAGTTTTCGGGTATGATGGGAGACGCCGTATCAGTTTCCGGACCGACCCTGAAGATCATTAAACGAATTAGTAACAATGTACTAGGTGTTCGGCAAGTGAATGAAAAACAGTGGGGAAGTCAGTTCGCGCAAGTAGGAGATACCATCCGTTTTATTGATACGAAGAAATCCAGCCTTTGTTGTGAAAGAGTTGTAACACGCATTCGCGATTTGAATGAGCAGTACCAGGAATTGTGGTTTGACAGGGCTCTTCCTGCAACCGTTCGGGAAGGGAATTTCCTGATTAATATCTCGCGGCAGCCGGAAGTTATTTTGAGAGGCAATCGGTTCAGTAATATTATTGGTAACGGAATCAGCTTGCAAACATCAGGAAAAATAATGGTGGAAGGAAACCTTATTCGATCCGGTAAACATGGCATTAATTTGGGGGGTGAATTTGCTTCGGCATTCCAGCCGGTTATGCTGGACCAGGTATTTATCAAAAACAATATATTCCGACGTTGTGGTACTGGTAATGCGAATGAGGCTCTAATTATGATTGGCCCGATCATTTCGGATACACCGGCCGATACAACTTATTTTCATAAAGATATAACCATCGAAGGGAATACATTTTATAACGAAGGGAAGAGCATTTTGGATGCGGTAGCTACCAGCGGGTTGGTTATCCGTCAAAATACCGTATTCGGCCCGGCTTCCGCCAAAATGACTAACCCGTTGATTCGTCTGCACCGTTGTAAAAGGGTTGGGATTGTAGGGAACCGGTACATGAATAAGCTGGAGACCTATTTGCTCATAGAGCAGGTGAACGATCTGTTGTTCTTTAATAACGAAGGTATTAAATCACCTTAA
- a CDS encoding TetR/AcrR family transcriptional regulator — MYTERQLEIIHTGIKLIAEKGLQGLTIKNLSNTIGVSEPAIYRHYKNKKEILVNIIDFFSKTTELKITEIAQSYLPSCDKLRLFFEFQFGRLQKNPALICVISSEEIYNGEEYLKKKIKDITLFMAGQLEGVIQEGQGKNEIRNDLPSSQLTIIIMGAMKMMMVKWQLFDQKINLVEEGSNILENVLMLISKKEW; from the coding sequence ATGTATACCGAAAGGCAGCTGGAGATTATTCACACGGGAATCAAGCTAATTGCTGAAAAAGGCTTACAGGGGTTGACTATTAAAAACCTGTCGAATACCATTGGTGTATCGGAACCGGCCATTTATCGGCATTACAAAAATAAGAAAGAGATCCTGGTGAACATCATCGACTTCTTTTCAAAAACTACTGAATTAAAAATAACTGAGATTGCGCAAAGTTATTTGCCAAGCTGTGATAAACTACGATTGTTTTTTGAGTTTCAGTTTGGTCGGTTACAAAAAAATCCTGCGCTAATCTGCGTCATATCTTCCGAAGAGATATATAACGGTGAAGAATATTTAAAAAAGAAAATTAAAGACATTACTCTTTTTATGGCAGGACAGTTGGAAGGTGTCATACAGGAAGGGCAGGGGAAAAATGAAATCAGAAATGACCTTCCTTCTTCACAACTCACTATAATCATAATGGGAGCGATGAAAATGATGATGGTAAAGTGGCAGTTGTTTGATCAGAAAATAAACCTGGTGGAAGAAGGTTCCAATATTCTGGAAAATGTATTAATGCTCATTTCGAAGAAGGAATGGTAG
- a CDS encoding bifunctional YncE family protein/alkaline phosphatase family protein produces MKLIQLTLVLLCLLVVPARSQNVAQGKRMDESGNDVLPWNRILKPAGKQIYFGDKSLENHALDAALSPDGKWLAVEERYSVVFVDTKADSIVFTLPIKSRSELAGAMSTYSGIIWHKTNSGLEVLWSAATSGGKSFVIRASWDNGKAGITDYFSYDPLPPSKTSLPNELLIRKENNRDYLYVVLNGNNELVKQDLVTGNVVWRRDTGVAPYGIAEAKGKLFVTNWGGRLPLDDDDVVAGVPWGEAKVSLTTGATREGSISVFDPNNGQLLSEIITGLHPNEIVSSPRGKYVYVTNSNSDNVSVIDPVSDKITETIIVRLQPGLNKYWGGSPDGLTVSENGKFLYVANGIDNAVAVVRLGKHASARGLKQKSEVIGFIPTGAYPSSVTIAGNKKMYVTNIEATGAHVGLHQGPEKTLAYNSHHMLASVSVIPMPDKKELEKHTNTVIAVNDLARVKLAELPARVGVEPKPVPDRIGEPSVFKHVLYIIKENRTYDQVLGDVPKGNGDSTLCIYGRKITPNMHRLVNNFVLMDNYMASGKCSAEGHQWTDASIVTDYVEKNVRAWFRSYPHVQYDALVYAPTGFIWDNAMKHGVSVKIYGEAAVPEFDKSLGWKDIYQMFVNGEPFHFTNKTTVGPVKPILSQTYPGYDHHAIPDVMRAAAFVKDLKKYENMEGDSLPQLMVMALPADHTAGTRPGYPTPRAMVADNDVALGQIVDVLSHSRFWANTVIFVTEDDSQTGWDHVSAYRTVGTVISPYSRKDKAVHAAYNQPAMVRTIEQILALPPMNIQDAIAPTMDACFVQTPDYTPYNGVKNEIPLDEMNGALSSLTGKALHYANISLEPQYDHIDGGDDDMLNRILWFSAKGKIPYPAKLAGKDDDDD; encoded by the coding sequence ATGAAACTAATACAATTAACGCTAGTCCTTTTGTGCCTGCTAGTTGTTCCGGCGAGAAGCCAGAATGTGGCGCAAGGGAAAAGAATGGATGAATCGGGTAACGATGTACTTCCCTGGAACAGAATACTCAAACCCGCCGGTAAACAGATTTATTTTGGTGATAAAAGCCTGGAAAATCATGCGCTGGATGCAGCCTTATCGCCTGATGGTAAATGGCTGGCGGTTGAAGAACGGTACAGCGTGGTTTTTGTCGATACGAAGGCCGATTCCATTGTTTTTACCCTGCCGATAAAATCGAGGTCGGAACTGGCCGGGGCCATGAGTACCTATTCAGGAATTATTTGGCACAAAACAAATTCCGGGCTGGAAGTATTGTGGAGCGCCGCAACGAGCGGTGGAAAATCATTTGTTATTCGTGCAAGCTGGGACAATGGAAAAGCAGGAATTACAGATTATTTCTCATATGACCCGTTGCCACCGTCAAAAACATCTCTGCCTAATGAATTGCTTATTCGGAAAGAAAACAACAGAGATTACCTGTATGTCGTGCTCAATGGTAACAACGAGCTGGTAAAACAGGATTTAGTCACGGGCAACGTGGTATGGAGAAGAGATACCGGAGTAGCTCCCTATGGGATTGCGGAAGCAAAAGGAAAACTCTTCGTTACCAACTGGGGAGGGCGATTACCGCTTGATGACGATGATGTTGTGGCAGGTGTTCCGTGGGGTGAAGCAAAGGTTTCACTAACTACCGGGGCTACGCGTGAAGGAAGCATTTCGGTATTTGACCCGAATAATGGTCAGTTACTCAGTGAAATTATTACCGGGCTTCATCCCAACGAGATCGTCTCATCTCCGCGAGGAAAATATGTATATGTAACCAACTCCAACAGCGATAATGTGTCGGTTATTGATCCGGTTTCGGATAAAATTACCGAAACCATTATCGTCCGATTGCAGCCCGGCTTGAATAAGTACTGGGGCGGTTCACCCGACGGATTAACCGTGTCGGAGAACGGGAAATTCCTGTATGTTGCCAATGGTATTGATAATGCTGTGGCGGTTGTACGTCTCGGGAAACATGCCTCAGCACGTGGCCTGAAACAAAAAAGTGAAGTCATTGGATTCATCCCTACCGGTGCATATCCATCCTCGGTTACCATTGCTGGTAATAAGAAAATGTATGTTACCAATATCGAGGCGACTGGTGCACACGTAGGATTACATCAGGGGCCGGAAAAAACACTGGCATACAACTCTCACCATATGTTGGCATCGGTTTCGGTAATTCCCATGCCGGATAAAAAGGAACTGGAAAAACATACTAATACAGTAATTGCCGTCAACGATTTAGCCAGGGTTAAGCTGGCTGAGTTACCTGCACGTGTAGGTGTTGAACCAAAGCCTGTTCCCGACAGGATAGGCGAACCATCGGTATTTAAACATGTGCTGTATATCATTAAAGAAAACCGGACGTATGACCAGGTATTAGGTGACGTTCCGAAAGGCAATGGTGACTCCACATTGTGCATTTACGGACGAAAGATAACTCCGAACATGCACCGGCTGGTTAACAATTTTGTCTTGATGGACAATTACATGGCTTCAGGCAAATGTTCAGCCGAAGGACATCAATGGACTGATGCTTCGATTGTAACTGATTATGTAGAAAAGAATGTGCGTGCCTGGTTCCGAAGTTATCCGCACGTACAGTACGACGCATTGGTTTATGCTCCTACCGGATTTATCTGGGACAATGCAATGAAACATGGCGTTTCGGTGAAAATTTATGGAGAAGCAGCGGTTCCTGAATTTGATAAATCACTGGGATGGAAAGACATTTATCAAATGTTTGTCAATGGTGAACCATTCCATTTTACCAATAAAACAACGGTAGGACCGGTAAAACCAATCTTGAGTCAAACCTACCCGGGGTATGACCACCATGCCATACCTGATGTCATGCGCGCAGCTGCATTCGTTAAGGATTTGAAGAAATATGAAAATATGGAAGGAGACTCACTTCCTCAGCTAATGGTCATGGCACTTCCCGCCGATCATACTGCAGGAACCCGTCCCGGTTACCCAACGCCAAGAGCAATGGTTGCCGATAATGATGTTGCGCTCGGTCAGATTGTGGACGTCCTTAGCCATAGTCGTTTTTGGGCCAATACAGTTATTTTTGTTACTGAAGATGACAGCCAGACAGGATGGGATCATGTTTCAGCCTATCGTACGGTGGGAACTGTAATTAGTCCGTATTCCCGTAAGGATAAAGCGGTACATGCTGCCTACAATCAACCGGCCATGGTACGAACCATTGAACAGATTCTGGCGCTCCCTCCAATGAATATTCAGGATGCTATTGCGCCAACGATGGATGCTTGTTTTGTGCAAACACCCGATTATACGCCGTATAACGGTGTTAAGAACGAGATTCCGCTAGACGAAATGAATGGGGCGCTTTCATCCTTAACAGGAAAAGCGCTGCATTATGCCAACATTAGCCTTGAGCCGCAATACGACCATATCGATGGGGGAGACGATGACATGCTGAACAGGATACTTTGGTTCAGTGCAAAGGGAAAAATTCCTTACCCTGCGAAACTGGCAGGAAAAGATGATGATGATGATTAA
- a CDS encoding DUF4494 domain-containing protein, giving the protein MNTWFECKAKYVKIDENGREKKVNEAYLLDAVSFSEAESRIYKELETMVSGEFTVTKIAKTNVAEIIPSEDGDRWFKAKVSFITIDEEKGKEKRTAQYVLVLAKTVRDAYEKVVENMQGMMADFEINAVNESLIMDVFPYFGQDNDIPDHLRPLNDDELLADNTTNEDDSDDLEPLDEDSESEEE; this is encoded by the coding sequence ATGAATACGTGGTTCGAGTGTAAAGCAAAGTATGTAAAGATTGATGAAAACGGACGGGAGAAAAAGGTAAATGAAGCTTACCTTTTAGATGCCGTGTCGTTTAGCGAAGCAGAAAGCCGCATTTATAAAGAGCTGGAGACGATGGTGAGTGGTGAATTCACCGTTACCAAAATTGCCAAAACCAATGTTGCCGAAATTATTCCCTCGGAAGATGGTGATCGTTGGTTTAAAGCAAAGGTATCGTTCATTACCATTGATGAGGAAAAAGGTAAAGAGAAAAGAACGGCACAATACGTTTTGGTTTTAGCAAAAACCGTGAGAGATGCCTATGAAAAGGTAGTGGAAAACATGCAGGGAATGATGGCCGATTTTGAAATCAATGCCGTGAACGAAAGCCTGATTATGGACGTATTTCCCTATTTTGGCCAGGATAATGACATTCCGGATCATCTTCGTCCGTTGAATGATGATGAATTGCTGGCTGACAACACGACCAATGAAGATGATTCCGATGATTTGGAGCCGCTTGATGAAGATTCAGAATCGGAAGAAGAATAA
- a CDS encoding phosphatase PAP2 family protein has translation MKRFIWDNKYFLLPLLAFWIVLAFLLLAYGYHDSFLVMNSIHFKWLDYPMLILTWLGDSFFLSALMLLLFMRKDMNMVMVAIMSIVITGLIAQFLKHWIFFDWDRPLTVFAGKDMVHYVGNYVLHKYSFPSGHSTTTAAAFTVIAWHIRKRKIMPVLLGLLTVVVSYTRIYLGAHFPGDVLAGNLLGFVGTYFTIRFLSPVIRHYFDKIPTNKRRHWQRSLCVVAALIVVITIFIHPFS, from the coding sequence ATGAAACGGTTCATTTGGGATAATAAATACTTCCTCCTTCCATTGCTGGCCTTCTGGATTGTATTGGCGTTTTTATTACTCGCTTATGGTTATCATGACAGCTTTCTGGTCATGAACAGCATCCACTTTAAATGGCTTGATTACCCAATGTTGATCTTAACATGGCTGGGCGATTCATTCTTCCTGTCAGCTCTGATGTTGCTATTATTTATGCGCAAGGACATGAATATGGTAATGGTAGCCATAATGAGCATAGTTATCACTGGCTTAATAGCTCAGTTTCTGAAGCATTGGATATTTTTTGACTGGGACCGACCGTTAACGGTTTTTGCCGGAAAGGATATGGTGCACTATGTTGGTAATTATGTTTTGCATAAATATAGTTTTCCCTCCGGCCACAGCACAACAACGGCTGCTGCATTTACCGTTATCGCCTGGCATATCAGAAAAAGAAAAATAATGCCTGTTTTGTTGGGTTTGTTGACGGTTGTTGTATCCTATACCAGGATTTATCTTGGTGCGCACTTTCCTGGTGATGTGTTGGCCGGAAATTTACTCGGTTTTGTTGGCACATACTTTACCATACGCTTCCTGTCACCGGTTATTCGTCATTATTTTGACAAAATACCAACAAACAAACGCCGTCATTGGCAACGTTCTTTATGCGTCGTGGCAGCACTAATTGTGGTGATTACCATATTCATTCATCCTTTCAGCTAA